GCGCGAGGGCAAGCCGCTGGCCTGGTTCCGCTATGACACCACCGACGCCGGCGCGACCTGGACCGAGGCCAGGCCCATCACCGGCCCCGAAGGAACCGACCTGACGGCGCCCGACCAGACCAAGGTCCCTGCCGTCCTGGCCCACGAGATCGCCGCCAGCTGATGTTCTTCCTGGCGTCTCCCGCCGACGAGGTGGCGCCGGCGCACCGCCAGGCCATCGTCACGGTCCTGGTGGGGGAGACCTATGAGCAGGTGTGGCGGGTCATGTGCCAGTCCAACTGGCAGGCCTATGCCGACCGGCACGGTTTCGACCTGATCGGCATCGCTCACCGGCCCGACATGTCGCCGCGCGGCCAGGCGCGGTCGCCGGCCTGGCAGAAGCTGCTGGTGCTGGATCAGCCCTGGTCGGCCGCCTACGACCGCATCGTCTGGATCGACGCCGACATCGTCATCGCGGGCGACGCCCCCAACATCCTGCGCGAGGTTCCGGACCCCACGAAGATCGGCGCCTCGATCTCCGGCGCTCAGTTCTCCGAAGCCGAAAAGCACATCTATTTCGAGCGCCTGCACAATGTGACGGTGGACCCGCAGCTGGCGCCGCTGGCCTGGCGCTTCACCGAGGACAACGGCTACGCCGAATCCGAGATCGACGGGGAGGGCGCCCCGATGCTCAACACCGGGGTGCTGGTGATGAGCCCGCAACACCACAACGCCCTGCTCAAGGAGATCTACGCCACGGAGTCGGCCTCACGCCTCTACGAGCAGCCGGGCCTGTCGCGGGAGATCGCGCGGCGCGGACTGCTGACCCCCATCACCCCGCGCTTCAACTGGGTGATCCACGAGCGCCGCTTTCTTGACTTCGCCGACATCGAGACCGTCGAGCACCCGGACATGCCCCGGCTGATCAATCACCTGAGGAACGAGCTCTCCAAGGCCTACTTCCTGCACTTCGCCGGCAGCATGAGCATCATGCAGCACCTGGCTCGCCTGTCCCAGGAGACCGGCGAGCCCTGGTGGACGCCGCAGGGCTAGAGCCCCAGTTCGGCATAGACCTTCTTCTTCGGCCCCAGGAAGCCGAACAGGAAGGCGGCGACCTTGCGGATCTGGATTTCCTCGGCGCCCTCGGTGATCCGGTAGCGGCGGTGGTGGCGGTAGATATGCTCGAAGGGCTTGTGCCGCGAATAGCCGATGCCGCCGTGCACCTGCATGGCCCGGTCGGCGGCCTCGCAGACCAGGCGGTTGGCCCAGTAGTTACACATCGAGACCTTGTCGGAGATCTGCCGCTCGATCTCCTTGTGCTCCATGTGGTCCATGTCCCAGGCGGTCTTGCGGATCAGCCAGCGCAGCATCTCGCACTGGGTGGCCAGCTCGACGAGAGGCCACTGGATGGCCTGGTTGTCGGCCAGGGGCTTGCCGAAGGGTTTGCGCTGGCGGGCGTATTTCACGCTCTCCTCGATGCAGTAGACCGCCGCGCCCAGGGACGAGGCCGCCTGGCGGATGCGGTTCTGGTGCACGAAGCTCTGGCCCAGGCCCAGGCCGCGATCGATCTGGCCCCAGTAGCTGTCCTCCGGCACCCAGACCTCGGTGAAGCTGACCCGGGGGTGGTCGGTGGGCATGTTGAAGGTCCAGAGGTACTCCTCGACCTTCACGCCGGGGGTGTCGGCCGGGACGATGAAGCAGGTGATGCCGGTGGCGTCGCCGTCCTTGCCGCTCGTGCGGGCGAAGACCATGACGTGGGTCGCCACGTGCATGCCGGTCGTCCACATCTTTTCGCCCTGGATCAGCCAGCCGGGCTGACCGTCCTTGTCCTGGCGCACCGCGGTGGTGTCCATCCAGGTGGCGTCGGAGCCATGCTGCGGCTCGGTGAGGCCAAAGCCCGTGCGCATCTTGCCGGCCAGCAGGTTCGCGCCGTCGCGCTCGTACTGGGCGTTGGTGGCGAACTCCTTGAACATCAGGATGAAGGGGTTGTTGCCGACGATGGAGTGTTCGTTCTGCAGGTCGTTGTGCAGACCCAGGCCCCGGGCGGCCAGGTGCTCGCGGATCACCGCCATGTCGAGGTTGGAGCCACCCTTGCCGCCCATCTCCGGCGGCCAGGCGTAGCGCAGGTGCCCGGCCTCGTCGGCCAGCTTGCGGGCCTGGCCCAGCAATTCCTCCCATTCCTTCTTCGGCAGGCCGCCGGCGTCCCAGTCGGTGCGCTCGTATTCGCGGCGGTGGTCGAAGTAGCGCATGTTGTCGTCGCGCTGCTCAAGCGGCTTGATCTTGGCCTCGATGAAGCTGTCCAGCTCCGCCAGATAGGCGACGAGTTCGGGGGGCAGGTTGAAGTCCATGGCGTTTCCCTTCGGCCTGTTTTTGGAACCGGGTGGCCGATCATTTTGGCGATTTACAAGCCGACCCTGAGGGCCGCAGATCGTCAAGCCTGAGTCAGCTTGAGGTTCCGCCACGTCATGGAAGTCGATATCGCACAAGCGCTTGCGCGCCTGGCGCCGACCCTCGGGGGGACGGGCGTCGAGGCCGTCCAACGCCTGTCGGGCGGCGCGAGCATGGAGACCTGGGCCTTTACCCTGACGGGTGACGTCGGGCCACGCGAGATGATCCTGCGCCGGCGTCCTGGGCCCTTCGACGAGGAGACCTCGCGCTCCACCTCCCTGGCCACCGAGGCCGCCCTGATCCAGGCCGCCGCCAAGGTCGGTGCGCCCGTCGCGCCGCTGATCCGGCTGTGCGAGCCGGAGGATGGGATCGGCGAGGCGCACATCACCGCCCGCATCGGCGGCGAGGCCCTGGGCCGCAAGATCGTCACCGATCCGCGCTTTGAGAAGGTTCGTCCTGGGCTCGCCCGGCAGTGCGGCCAGATCCTGGCCCAGATCCACTCAGCCTCACCCAAGGGCATCCCGCTGAAGCGGTCGGACGCCGCCGAGGAACTCGACCGCTACGAGCAGGTCTATCGCCAGTCGGGCGCCCAGCGGCCGATCCTGGAACTGGCCTTCCAGCACCTGAAGAAACACACGCCCACGCCGGTGGCCGACGTGCTGCTGCACGGGGACTTCCGCAATGGGAACCTGATGATCAGCCCTGACACAGGTGTCGCGGCGGTTCTGGACTGGGAGCTTTCCCACCTGGGGGATCCGGCCGAGGACCTGGGCTGGCTGTGCGTCAATTCCTGGCGCTTCGGGCGCAGCGACAAGCCGGTGGGCGGGTTCGGCGACTATGCCGACCTGCTGGCGGGATATGCGCAGGCGGGCGGGGTTCCGGTGGATCTGTCCCGCGTGCGCTACTGGCAGGCCCTGGGGTCGCTGAAGTGGGGCGTCATGTGCCTGATGATGTATTCCAGCTACGCCGCCGGGGCCGAGAGCTCGGTGGAGCGGCCGATGATCGGCCGCCGGGTCTCGGAGACCGAGATCGATCTCGCCAACCTGCTGGAGGCCGGCCTGTGATCACCCATCCACGCACCGAGGAACTGGTGGAGGCCGTGGCCCGCTGGATCGACACCATCCGCCCGGCGCTGGCGCCCCGCGACGCCTTCCTGGCCCGGGTGGCGGTCAATGTCCTGGGGGTGGTGCAGCGCGAGCTGACCCTGGGTCCCGCCGCCGAGGCCGACGCCGTGGAGCGGATGTCGGGCCTGCTGGGTCATGGCGGTGGTCATGCCGAGCTGACTGCTGAGCTTTGCGCCAAACTTCAGGCCGGCGAGCTGGACGCGCAGACGCCCGGTCTGCTGGCCGCCCTGCGCGCCAACGCCCAGGGTCAGGTGGCCATCGACCAGCCCAACTATTCGTCGGCCCGATGACCCGCGAAGAGGCCCTCGCGCTCGACCGCGCCGATCCCCTGGCGTCGCGGCGCGACCTGTTCGAGCTGGAGGAGGGGCTGATCTATCTGGACGGCAACTCCCTGGGCGCCCTGCCCAAGGCCGTGAAGGGCCGGCTGGCTGAAGCCGTCGAGGCCGAGTGGGGCAGGGGCCTGATCCGCTCCTGGAACGACGCCAACTGGATCGACCTGCCCAGCCGGGTGGGCGCCAGGATCGCCGCCCTGATTGGGGCCGCCCCGGACGAGGTGATCGCCGCGGACTCCACCTCGGTGAACCTCTTCAAGCTGGCGGCGGGCGCGATGGCCCTGCGGCCCGGGCGCAAGGTCATTCTCAGCGAGCCCGGCAACTTTCCCACCGACCTCTACATCCTGCAGGGTCTGGGCCAGTTCATGCCGGGGATCGAGTTGCGGCTGGTGGAGCCAGGCGGCTTGCCCGACGCCCTGGACGACAGCGTCGCCCTGCTGCTGCTGACCCACGCGCACTACAAGACCGGGCAACTGCACGACATGAAGGCGCTGACCACGTGGGCGCACGAGGTCGGGGCCCTGGCGCTCTGGGACCTCAGCCACAGCGCCGGCGCCCTGGAGGTGGACCTAAACGGCGCGAACGCCGACCTCGCCGTCGGCTGCGGCTACAAGTACCTGAACGGCGGCCCCGGGGCGCCGGCCTTCGCGTTCGTGGCGCGGCGGCATCAGGCGGACTTCCAGAGCCCGCTGACCGGCTGGATGGGCCACGCGGCGCCCTTCGCCTTCAGTGACGATTACGTGCCGGGGCAGGGGATGCTGCGCGCCCTGTGCGGCACGCCCTCGGTCCTGGGGCTGACCGCCCTGGAGGCGGCGCTCACCGCCTTCGACGGCGTGGCGATGTCGGCCCTGCGCGCCAAGTCCCGGGCGCTCGGCGACCTGTTCCTGGATCTGGTGGAAGAGCGCTGCCCGGGTCTCGGCGTCGCCTGTCCCCGCGACTCCGCCAAGCGCGGCAGCCAGGTGTCCCTGACCCATCCCAACGGCTACCCCATCGTCCAGGCCCTGATCGCCCGCGGCGTGGTGGGGGATTTCCGGGCGCCCGACGTGCTGCGGTTCGGCTTGACCCCGCTCTATGCGCGCTATGTCGATGTCTGGGACGCCGTCGAACACCTCGTCCAGGTGATGGCCCGCGAGGAATGGCGGGAGCCCCGCTTCAACCAGGTGGCGGCGGTGACATGAGCGAGCCGATCCACACCCGGCCCGACATCAGCTACGCTGACTACCTGGCGCTGGACCAGATCCTCAGCGCCCAGCGGCCGCGCTCGGACGAGCATGACGAGTTGCTGTTCATCGTCATCCACCAGGCCTCGGAACTGTGGCTGAAGCTGTCGATCCACGAGCTGGCGGCGGCGCGTGAGCAGATCGCCCGGGACGACCTCGGCCCCGCCTTCAAGATGATCAGCCGGGTCAGCCGCATCCAGGGCCAGCTGATCCAGTCCTGGGACGTGCTGGCCACCATGACGCCGAGCGAATACCACGCCATCCGCCCGCACCTGGGCCAGAGCTCGGGCTTCCAGTCGCACCAGTACCGGATGCTGGAGTTCCTGATGGGGGCCAAGGACGCGGCGATGCTGGCGGTCCACGAGGGCACGGCCGCCCACGCCGACCTGGCCGCGGCGCTGGCCGCCGCCAGCCTCTATGACGAGTGCGTGCGGCTTTTGAAGCGGCGCGGGTTCGACGTGCCGGCCGAGCGGGACTGGTCGGAGGTCCACGTCGCCGACCCGGCCATCGTGGCGGCCTGGGCCGTGGTCTACCGCGACCCTGAACAGTACTGGGACCTCTACGAACTGGCCGAGAAACTGGTGGACCTGGAGTTCCGCTTCCAGCAATGGCGCTTCGCCCACCTGAAGACCGTGGAACGCATCATCGGTTTCAAGCCCGGCACCGGGGGCTCGTCGGGCGCCAGCTACCTGGCCAAGGCCCTGGAGGGCTCATTCTTCCCGGAACTGTTCCAGGTGCGGACGGGGCTGTAGGGATGGAGTTCAGCTTCGAGGCCGAGGTCATCTATTGGCGCGGCCCGTCGCCCTTCTTCTACGCCCCGCTGCCGGCCCCGGAGGCCGAGGAGGTGCGGCGCATCTCCAAGGGGGTCACCTACGGCTGGGGCATGATCCCGGTGGAGGTCCAGCTGAACGGCGTGACCTTCACCACCGCCATGTTCGCCAAGGACGGCACCTACTACCTGCCCCTGAAGGCGGCGGTCCGGAAGAAGGCCAATGTGACGGCGGGGGATCGGATCGCCGTCGAGATGACTGTCCAGCCCGCGGGGCGGTAGCCGTCAGGACAGCCGGTCGCGGAAGTCGGCGTAGTCGAACTGGCGCACCAGGCGCAGGGCGTCGGTGTCGCTGTTCCAGAGCGCGATGGCCGGCAGGGGGACGCCGTTGAAGGTGTTGGTCTTGACCATCGAATAGTGAGCCTGGTCGAGGAAGGCGATGCGGTCGCCGGGCGCGGGCGCGCTCGCGAACACGTAGTCGCCGATGATGTCGCCGGCCAGGCAGGAGGGGCCTCCCAGGCGGGTGGCGACACCGGTCTCGGCCTCGCCCAGCATCGCCGGGCGGTAAGGCGCCTCGATGACGTCGGGCATGTGGCAGGTGGCCGAGATGTCGGTGACGGCGACGGGGATCGCGTTCTCGAAGGTGTCGAGAATCTCGCCCACCAGGATGCCGGTGTCGAGCGCGATGGCCTCGCCAGGTTCCAGATAGACCTCGACGCCGTACTGGGTGTGGATCTGGCGCAGCAGGGTCACCAGGGCCTCGGTGTCGTAATCCGCGCGGGTGATGTGGTGGCCGCCGCCGAGGTTCAGCCATTTCAGTTTCGGCAGGATCGCTTCGAGCTTCGGCTGCAGGGATTTCCAGATGCGGTGCAGGGGTTCGAAGCCCTGCTCGCAGAGGGCGTGGAGGTGCAGGCCGTCGACGCCGTCGAGGTGTTCCGGTCGCAGCTGGGAGACCGGGAAGCCAAGCCGCGAGCCGGTCTGGCAGGGGTCGTACTTGGCGACCTCGGCTTCGCTGTGCTCGGGGTTGAGGCGCAGGCCGATCTCGAACACCTCGCCGTCGGCGCGGGCCTTGGCGATCTCACCGGCGAACCGGGCGATCTGATCCGGTGAGTTGAAGATCACCGTGTCGGAGAGATGCAGGATCTCCGGCAGGTCGCCGGCCTTGTAGGCCGGCGAATAGGTGGTCAGCTCGCCGCGATAGTGCTCGCGGGCCAGCCGCGCCTCCCACAGGCCCGAGGCGCAGACGCCGTCCAGGTACTCCCCCACCACGTCGGCCAGAGCCCACATGGAGAAGGCCTTCAGCGCCAGCAGCACCCGTGCGCCGCTGCGGTCGCCGACGTCCTTCAGGGTGGCCAGGTTGCGCCGCACCGCCGCCTCGTCGACGACGAAGCAGGGGGAGGGGACACGGGCCAGGTCGAACCGGGAAAACGCGCCGGGATCGCCGGCCTGGGTTTGCATGGGCTCAGAAGGCCAGGGGGGCGGCCAGGTCCTTGACCTGCCAGGGCAGCCCGTGCCGGTTCAGCATGTCCATGAACGGGTCGGGATCGAGCTGCTCCATGTTGAACACGCCTGCGCCCGTCCATTGGCCGGTGAGCATCAGGGCCGCGCCGATCATGGCCGGAACCCCGGTGGTGTAGCTGACCGCCTGGTTGCCGGTCTCGGCATAGGCTTCCTCATGGTCGCAGATGTTGAGGACGTAGACGGTCTTCTCTGCGCCACCCTTCGTGCCCGTGGCGATGACGCCGATATTGGTCTTGCCCTTGGTGACCGGGCCCAGGGAGGCCGGCTCGGGCAACAGCGCTTTCAGGAACTGCAGGGGGATGATTTCGCGGCCCTCGAACATGACCGGATCGATGCGGGTCATGCCGATATTGGTGAGCACTTCCAGGTGCTTGAGATAGGAATCTCCGAAGGTCATCCAGAAGCGGATGCGGCTGATCTCCGGATAGAACCGGACCAGCGACTCCAGCTCCTCGTGGTACATCAGGTACATGTTGCGCGGGCCGACCTGATCGAAGTCGAAGGTCTGTTTCTGGGCCAGGGGCGGCCCTTCCACCCACGACCCGTTCTCCCAGTGCCGCGAGGGCGCGGTCACTTCGCGGATGTTGATCTCGGGATTGAAGTTGGTGGCGAAGGGGTGGCCGTGGTCGCCGCCGTTGCAGTCGAGGATGTCCAGGGTCTCGATGCCGTCCAGCAGGCGCTTGGCGACATAGGTGGTGAAGACCGAGGTCACGCCGGGATCGAAGCCGCAACCCAGCAGGGCCATCAGGCCGGCGGCCTTGAACCGCTCCTGATAGGCCCACTGCCAGCTGTATTCGAACTTGGCCTGGTCACGCGGCTCGTAGTTGGCGGTGTCGAGATAGTTCACCCCGGCCGCCAGGCACGCCTCCATGATCGCCAGGTCCTGATAGGGCAGGGCGAGATTGACCACGAGGCCAGGCTTCACGGCCTTGATCAGCGCCGTGGTCGCCGCGATATCGTCGGCGTCCAACTCGGCGGTGTCGATGGTCACGCCGGTGCGCTGTTTGACCGAGGCCGCGATGGCGTCGCACTTGCTGCGCCGGCGGCTGGCCAGCGTGATGTGCGAGAAGACGTCTTGGCTCATGGCCATCTTGTGGACGGCGACAGAGCCCACGCCGCCAGCGCCGATAACAAGCACCCTACTCATCTGTGCCCCTTCTGACGCGGAACGAATTTCCAGAACATGGCCACCCGCGGGTGGCGTTGCGGGGGGATTATCACGACGACGCCGGGTCCGCTAACCACCCGCAGTAAACGCACTTGATGTCGGATCGTCTCACCCCCGTCCACTCCTGGGAGAGAAACCCATCGTGAAGCAGCCCCGGCGGAGGTTGCGCGTATTACAGGCGTCGTTACGGCGACGACATCGCCCGGTCATATCGCGCGCCGAAAAAACGGCGGATCTCGTGCTCACCGCCCGTTCAGGTCGAACAGAGCTCTTGGCCCGGAACGATGCCACCTCTTCTCTGCACAGGGTCAAAGCTTTGAATTCCTCCCCCGCCCCCAACCGCGCCGCGGCCGTCCTTCGACTGCTCGCCGGCACGGCCGCAATCGCCTTGAGCACTGGCGCGGCCCAGGCCCAGACGGCCAAGGCCCCCGCGGCGGCGCTCAACCCCGCGCTCGACGACGAGACCGAGGTCGAGGAACTTGTGGTGGTGGCCGGGGCGCGCACCCTGCGGGGCTCGGTGGCGGGCGACATCACCCCTGAGGTCACCCTCTCGGCCCGGGAGATCCGGGCCTATGGGGCCGCCAGCGTCTCGGAGCTGCTGACCGCCCTGGCGCCCCAGACCGGCAGCGGCCAGGGCGGCGGTCGCCCGGTGGTGCTGATCAACGGCGCTCGGGCCTCCGGATTCGCCGAGATCCGCGACCTGCCCACCGAGGCCATCGCCCGGGTGGAGATCCTGCCCGAGGAGGTGTCGCTGAAGTACGGCTATCCCGCCGAACAGAAGGTGGTGAACATGGTCCTGCGCCAGCGCTTCCGCGCCAAGCTGGCGGAGGGCTCGGTCCAGGCCCCGACCCAGGGGTCCGCCGGATCGACGGTGGCCGGGCACGCCGCCTATCTGCGCATCCAACGCGGCCAACGCCTGACCCTGGACGCCAAGGCCACCAAGACCGATCCGATCCTGGAGAGCGACCGTGACGTGATCGGCGCCAGCCCCTACCGGAGCCTGCAGCCCGACACCACCAATGTGGTGTTCAACGGCGTCTACGCCCGGCCTCTGGGCAATGGCGTGTCGGGGACCCTCAACGGAACCTACGAATCCACCGACACCGAATCCAAGCTCGGCCTGTCGCCATTCTCAACCGAGGCCCTGACCCGGCGCTCCACCGCCGACAACGCCAGCCTGGCCGGCGCCATGAGCGGCGCCTATGCCGGCTGGCAGTGGTCCTATACCGGCGGGGTGTCGCGCAATGTGGCCAAGTCCTTCAACGACCGCGCCCTGGGCGCCGTGGCCTCTACCGACCTCACCAGGTCGGTGACCACCTCGGCCCAGTCCGACATCGTGCTGAACCGGGCCTTCCTGGACCTGCCCGCCGGCCATGTTGGCGCGACCCTGACGGGCCGCGTCTCGACCACCGAGCTGGAGAGCGAGGCCCTGCGCGCCGGGGTCAACACCAACACCGACCTCACCCGCAACATCGGCCAGCTACAGGCCAGTTTCGACGTGCCCATAACCCGGGCCGGCGAGGGCTTCGGCGAGACCATCGGCAAGCTCTCCAGCAACATCAATTTCGGCTACCAGCACCTGTCGGACTACGGCGACCTGGAGACAGTGGGGGCGGGGCTCAACTGGATGCCGGTCAAGCCGCTGCGCCTGCTGGCCTCGGTCAGCCGCACCGACCAGGCGCCCACCATCAATCAGCTGGGCGACCCCGTGGTGGCGACGCCGGGCGTGCGGGTGTTCGACCTGACCCGCGGCGAGACGGCCGACGTGATCCGGGTGAGCGGCGGCGCGCCCAACCTGACCGGCGGCCAGCGCGAGGTTCTCAAGCTGGGGGTCACCTACACCCCCTTCACCAAGACCAACCTGACCTTCCAGGCCAACTACGTCTCCAGCCGCACCGAGGACACGGTGGCGTCCTTCCCCTCGGCCTCGACGCAGGTGGAGGCGGCGTTCCCGGAACGCTTCATCCGCGACGCCAGCGGCCGGCTGGTGCAGATCGACGCCCGCCCGGTGAACTTCGCGCGTGAGTCGCGCGACGAGCTGCGCTGGGGCTTCACCTATTCGCGCAATGTCGGACCTCAGCCCACGCCCGAGCAGATGGCGGCGATGCGCCAGCGCTTCCGCGACGCCGAGCGCACCCGCGACGGCGTCCAGGGCGCGCGGGCGAAGGGCGCTGCGGGTCAGCCCGCCCCGGGTGGCCAGACGGGGCCTGAGGGCGGTGCGCCTGGGCCGGACGGTCCTCCGCCTCCGGGCATGGGGCCGGGCGGCGGGTACCGTGGCGGTGGCGGTGGCGGCCGGGGCGGTCCGGGCGGCGGCTTTGGTGGCTTCGGCGGCGGCGGTCCCCGCGGCGGCGTCTTCCAGTTGGGCGTCTATCACACGGTGGCGTTCCGAGATGACATCCTGATCCGTCCCGGCCTACCGGAGCTGGACCTGCTGGATGGGGCCGCCATCGGCTCCGGCGGCGGCTCGCCCCGCCATCAGGTGGACGTGCAGGCCAACTACACCAAGGGAGGCCTGGGGGCGGCGCTGAACGCCAACTGGCAGGCCGCCACCCGGGTCGAGGGCGGCCCGACCGCCGACGATCTGGAGTTTTCCGACCAGACCACGGTGAACCTGCGGCTGTTCGCCGACCTGGGCGCGCAACCCATCGCGCGCGATCACCCGTGGCTGCGCGGGGCGCGGGCGACGCTCTCCATCGACAACCTGTTCGACAGCCGCCAGGAGGTGCGCGACGGAACCGGCGTGACCCCGATCAGCTACCAGCCCGACCTGCTCGACCCGGTGGGTCGCTCGGTGAAACTGACGGTCCGCAAGCTGTTCTTCTGACGGGCGGATGGCGGGTGCGGCGTCGCCCGCCATAGCCCTTGCATCGGACCCACAACGGTCCTTAGCTGTCCCCAACGATAAAACAGACAAGTGGGAGATGGCGGATGAGTGAAACTCTCGCCCAGGCGCGCGCCGATCAGTCGGACGAGGTGCTCTATGACGTCGCGGGCGGCGTCGCCATCATCACCCTGAACCGGCCCGAGCGGCTGAACACCATCTCTGGCCCCATGCTGTCGCTGCTGTCGAAGCTGCTGCTGCAGGCCGACGCCGATCCGGAGGTGCGCTGCGTCATCCTGACCGGGACGGGCAGGGCGTTCTGCGCCGGCCTCGACCTGGTCAGCGCGACCCAGGGCTCGGGCATCGGCTCGGAATCCCAGGTCAGCAGCATCTCCGTCGACCTGGATCTGAAGACCGCCCCGCCGACAGTGATCTTCAACATGAACAAGCCGACCATCTGCGCCCTGAACGGCGCGGCTGCCGGCTATGGCCTGGACACCGCGCTGGGCTGCGACATCCGCATGATGGCCCAGGGCGCCAAGTTGGCCGCCGCCTTCGTCAAGCGCGGCATCGTGCCGGAATCGGGCGGCACCTGGTTCCTGCCCCGCCTGATCGGCTGGT
The sequence above is drawn from the Phenylobacterium glaciei genome and encodes:
- a CDS encoding acyl-CoA dehydrogenase family protein, which encodes MDFNLPPELVAYLAELDSFIEAKIKPLEQRDDNMRYFDHRREYERTDWDAGGLPKKEWEELLGQARKLADEAGHLRYAWPPEMGGKGGSNLDMAVIREHLAARGLGLHNDLQNEHSIVGNNPFILMFKEFATNAQYERDGANLLAGKMRTGFGLTEPQHGSDATWMDTTAVRQDKDGQPGWLIQGEKMWTTGMHVATHVMVFARTSGKDGDATGITCFIVPADTPGVKVEEYLWTFNMPTDHPRVSFTEVWVPEDSYWGQIDRGLGLGQSFVHQNRIRQAASSLGAAVYCIEESVKYARQRKPFGKPLADNQAIQWPLVELATQCEMLRWLIRKTAWDMDHMEHKEIERQISDKVSMCNYWANRLVCEAADRAMQVHGGIGYSRHKPFEHIYRHHRRYRITEGAEEIQIRKVAAFLFGFLGPKKKVYAELGL
- a CDS encoding phosphotransferase family protein; the protein is MEVDIAQALARLAPTLGGTGVEAVQRLSGGASMETWAFTLTGDVGPREMILRRRPGPFDEETSRSTSLATEAALIQAAAKVGAPVAPLIRLCEPEDGIGEAHITARIGGEALGRKIVTDPRFEKVRPGLARQCGQILAQIHSASPKGIPLKRSDAAEELDRYEQVYRQSGAQRPILELAFQHLKKHTPTPVADVLLHGDFRNGNLMISPDTGVAAVLDWELSHLGDPAEDLGWLCVNSWRFGRSDKPVGGFGDYADLLAGYAQAGGVPVDLSRVRYWQALGSLKWGVMCLMMYSSYAAGAESSVERPMIGRRVSETEIDLANLLEAGL
- a CDS encoding DUF6285 domain-containing protein, with product MITHPRTEELVEAVARWIDTIRPALAPRDAFLARVAVNVLGVVQRELTLGPAAEADAVERMSGLLGHGGGHAELTAELCAKLQAGELDAQTPGLLAALRANAQGQVAIDQPNYSSAR
- the kynU gene encoding kynureninase, producing the protein MTREEALALDRADPLASRRDLFELEEGLIYLDGNSLGALPKAVKGRLAEAVEAEWGRGLIRSWNDANWIDLPSRVGARIAALIGAAPDEVIAADSTSVNLFKLAAGAMALRPGRKVILSEPGNFPTDLYILQGLGQFMPGIELRLVEPGGLPDALDDSVALLLLTHAHYKTGQLHDMKALTTWAHEVGALALWDLSHSAGALEVDLNGANADLAVGCGYKYLNGGPGAPAFAFVARRHQADFQSPLTGWMGHAAPFAFSDDYVPGQGMLRALCGTPSVLGLTALEAALTAFDGVAMSALRAKSRALGDLFLDLVEERCPGLGVACPRDSAKRGSQVSLTHPNGYPIVQALIARGVVGDFRAPDVLRFGLTPLYARYVDVWDAVEHLVQVMAREEWREPRFNQVAAVT
- a CDS encoding tryptophan 2,3-dioxygenase produces the protein MSEPIHTRPDISYADYLALDQILSAQRPRSDEHDELLFIVIHQASELWLKLSIHELAAAREQIARDDLGPAFKMISRVSRIQGQLIQSWDVLATMTPSEYHAIRPHLGQSSGFQSHQYRMLEFLMGAKDAAMLAVHEGTAAHADLAAALAAASLYDECVRLLKRRGFDVPAERDWSEVHVADPAIVAAWAVVYRDPEQYWDLYELAEKLVDLEFRFQQWRFAHLKTVERIIGFKPGTGGSSGASYLAKALEGSFFPELFQVRTGL
- a CDS encoding DUF1905 domain-containing protein, with amino-acid sequence MEFSFEAEVIYWRGPSPFFYAPLPAPEAEEVRRISKGVTYGWGMIPVEVQLNGVTFTTAMFAKDGTYYLPLKAAVRKKANVTAGDRIAVEMTVQPAGR
- a CDS encoding carboxynorspermidine decarboxylase, whose amino-acid sequence is MQTQAGDPGAFSRFDLARVPSPCFVVDEAAVRRNLATLKDVGDRSGARVLLALKAFSMWALADVVGEYLDGVCASGLWEARLAREHYRGELTTYSPAYKAGDLPEILHLSDTVIFNSPDQIARFAGEIAKARADGEVFEIGLRLNPEHSEAEVAKYDPCQTGSRLGFPVSQLRPEHLDGVDGLHLHALCEQGFEPLHRIWKSLQPKLEAILPKLKWLNLGGGHHITRADYDTEALVTLLRQIHTQYGVEVYLEPGEAIALDTGILVGEILDTFENAIPVAVTDISATCHMPDVIEAPYRPAMLGEAETGVATRLGGPSCLAGDIIGDYVFASAPAPGDRIAFLDQAHYSMVKTNTFNGVPLPAIALWNSDTDALRLVRQFDYADFRDRLS
- a CDS encoding saccharopine dehydrogenase family protein, with product MSRVLVIGAGGVGSVAVHKMAMSQDVFSHITLASRRRSKCDAIAASVKQRTGVTIDTAELDADDIAATTALIKAVKPGLVVNLALPYQDLAIMEACLAAGVNYLDTANYEPRDQAKFEYSWQWAYQERFKAAGLMALLGCGFDPGVTSVFTTYVAKRLLDGIETLDILDCNGGDHGHPFATNFNPEINIREVTAPSRHWENGSWVEGPPLAQKQTFDFDQVGPRNMYLMYHEELESLVRFYPEISRIRFWMTFGDSYLKHLEVLTNIGMTRIDPVMFEGREIIPLQFLKALLPEPASLGPVTKGKTNIGVIATGTKGGAEKTVYVLNICDHEEAYAETGNQAVSYTTGVPAMIGAALMLTGQWTGAGVFNMEQLDPDPFMDMLNRHGLPWQVKDLAAPLAF
- a CDS encoding enoyl-CoA hydratase/isomerase family protein is translated as MSETLAQARADQSDEVLYDVAGGVAIITLNRPERLNTISGPMLSLLSKLLLQADADPEVRCVILTGTGRAFCAGLDLVSATQGSGIGSESQVSSISVDLDLKTAPPTVIFNMNKPTICALNGAAAGYGLDTALGCDIRMMAQGAKLAAAFVKRGIVPESGGTWFLPRLIGWSKAAELIFTGRTLSAAESLEMGLATHVVPDAELMTEARKLADEIAANAPLAVQSAKRLMRMGLNETFNDHVHHVYLQFLQLIRTGDFREGMTSFLEKRPADFHGR